The following DNA comes from Pyramidobacter piscolens W5455.
CACGCCGAGATGAACGCCATCGCCCAGGCGGCGTCGGTCGGCGTTTCCACGGCAGGCGCTTCGCTGTACTGCACCCATTCGCCCTGTTCCTTCTGTACCAAAGCGATCATCAACGCCGGCATCCGCCGCGTCGTGTACTTATATTCCTATCCCGACGAACTGGCCGAGAACCTGCGCCGCGAAGCGGGACTCGTCGCCGAACACTTTCCGCCCGAGCGCCTCGGCTGCATCAGCGACTGCCTCGACCGGGCGCGCCTGAGCCTCGGCGATCAAAAAGCTGCAAAGGAGGGCTGCTCATGCTGCTGAAATTCTGCGGCGCCGCCAAAGAAGTGACCGGCTCCAACTATCTGCTCGAAGCCGGCGGACATCGTTTCCTCGTGGACTGCGGCATGCATCAGGGCGAACGGGAGGACGCCAACGACGATCCGTTCCCCTACGCCGCCAATTCGATCGACGCGGTGCTGCTGACGCACGCGCACATCGACCATTCCGGCCGCATCCCCAAGCTGGTCAAGGAGGGCTTCCGCGGCAAAATTTACGCGACGCTGCCGACTATCGAACTGACCGAGATCCTGTGGGACGACTCGGTGCGCCTCATGCGCGAAGACGCCGAATGGCAGAGCGCCAAGAACGCCCGCCGCGGCCTGCCGCCGGCGGAGCCCATCTACGGCCAGGAAGAGGCCGACGCCGCCAAAAAACTGTTCACGCCCGTCAATTACGACTCGCGCCTCGAGATCCTCCCCGGCGTGTCGGTCCGCTTCCGCGACGCCGGGCACATCCTCGGCAGCGCCATTTTGGAAATCCTCATCGAGGAAGAAGGGCGCATCGTGCGCCTCGTTTTCTCCGGCGACCTCGGCCCCATGCAGACCGTCATGGGACGCGCGCCCGCGGAGATCACCGACGCCGATTACGTCGTCATCGAGTCCACTTACGGCAATCGCGAGCACAAAGACAATCAGCAGACTCGCGACGAATTCCAGACGCTGATGAAGGACATCTTCGCCAAAAAGAAAGGCAAGGTGTTCATCCCCACCTTCGTCGTCGACCGAGCCCAGCGCATCATGTACGAGTTGGAACTGCTGCGCGGCCAGGGCGTGGGTGGCGGCATGCCGGTGTTCTTCGACTCGCCGATGGGCGTCAAGGTCAGCAAACTTTACGAAAATCATCTCGATCTGATGTCGCAGGAGATCCAGACCTATCGCCGCGACGGCGGCAATCCCTTCTCCAGCGAGGACATCCGCTACGTTTCCACGCGCGAGGAGTCGCAGGCCGTCAATAACCTCGGCTTCGGCGTAGTCATGGCCGGCAGCGGTATGTGCAACGGCGGGCGCATCGTCCATCACCTCAAAAACGGCATCTGGAACCCCGACAATCACGTCGTCTTCGTGGGTTACCAGGCGCACGGCACGCTGGGACGCCGCATCGTCGACCGCGCCAAGACCGTGCGCATCGCCGGCGAAGCCGTCAACGTCAACGCGCAGATCCACACCATCGGCGGCTTCTCGGCCCACGCCGATCGTACCGACCTGCTCGGCTGGGCCGAACGCTTCCGTCCCACCATGCCGAAGTTTTTCGTCACCCACGGCGAAGCCGAAGCCGCCGAAAGCCTGGCCGAGGCCCTGAAAACGCGAGGTTTCGAGGCGCTGGTGCCCGAGCTCGAACAGGAAGTGGCGCTCGTGCCCCGCGAGGCCGGCCAGAAAATCAGCGAGGCGATCGCCGACGCCAAAGCTGCGCCGCTTCCCGAGAAAATCGCCGAGACCGAGACGCCCGCCGACCCCGGCGGCGCGGCCGTCGCCGAAGAAAAAAACGCTCCCGCCGCAAAAAGCGAAGCGGCGGCGCCGCGCCCCGCCGCGGAAAAGCCGCTGACGAAAGAGCAGAAGAAAACGGCCGAAAAAAAGGCGCGCCGCGCCAACCGCCGCGCCGTGAAAGTCCTCGAAGACATCGGCGACCAGATGCGCGAGATCTACGAAAAGGCCGGCAGCGGCGAAATCGCGGCCGAATCCCAGCCCCTGCTCGACGCCGTCGCCGTGCTGCTCGATTCGATCATCGCCCAGTCCGGCGGCAACGTGACGAAAAATTAGAAAATTCCGTCGCCGTCTGCTATAATTCTGAATGAAATTTCAAACGGGGCGCGGCAGGTCTTCGCCTGAAAAACTCTGGCATGGGAAAGGAACGGATACGATGGAAAAGTCACGGAAGTATTTGTTCGGCGGTTTAGCGGCGCTGACGGCCGCTTTCGTGCTGTTGCTTGCGAGCGGACGCGACCAGGACGTTAAAGTCACGGCGGAGCCGCGGGACGCCGTCGTGCTCTACACGAACGACATTCATTGCGGTATCGACGGTTACTCGAAGCTGGCGGCCTATCGCCGGCAGATGATCGAGGCCGGTTACGAGACGGCCGTCGTCGATGCCGGCGATTTCATCCAGGGCGAGATGACCGGCTCGCTGACCAAGGGCGCCGACATCATTGCGCTGATGAACGCCGTTCCCTACGATCTGGCGGTGCCGGGCAATCATGAATTCGACTACGGCACGGCGAACTTCCTCGCGCTCGTGCAGAAGTCGGCCACGTTCCCCGTGCTGAGCGCCAACTTCGAGGACCTGCGCGCGCACAAGCCGGTGCTGCCGCCCTACAAGATCCTGACGCTGGGCGGTCGTCAGGTTGCTTTTGTCGGCGTCTGCACGCCCTCGACCTACACCTCGTCGACGCCTAAATACTTCGAAGACGAAAAAGGCCGGCAGATCTACGGCTTCGGCGAAAAGGACTTCGTCGCCAAAGTTCAGGCGGCCGTGGATCGCGCGCGCCAAGAGGGCGCCGAGATCGTCGTCCTGCTGGCGCACCTCGGCATCAACGGCATCAACGAAGGCTGGCGCTCCATCGACGTGATCGCCCGGACCCGCGGCATCGACGCCGTGATCGACGGACATTCCCACGAGGCTTTCGCCGGCGAGGTCTACAAGAACGCCGACGGCAAGGATGTGCGTTACAGCCAGACCGGCAGCAAGTTCATGTTCTTCGGCAAAATGACGCTGGCCAAAGACGGTTCCATCCGCACCGAGCTGATCCATCCCGGCGACGTCGACGAGAAAAAGAGCGAGACGTCGCAGAAAGCGTACGCCGACGTGCAGACCCTGATCGACCGGTGTCACGAAAAAGTGGCCTATCTGAACGAAAAGCTCGGCGTCGCCGAAGTGCCGCTGGCGATCGACGACCCCCGCACCGGCACGCGCCGCGTGCGCATGGGCGAGTGCAGCATGGGCGATTTCGTGGCCGACGCCTACCGCGCCGTGCTCGGCGCCCCGATCGCCGTCGTCAACGGCGGCGGTGTGCGCGCTTCCGTCGACGGCCCCGACGTGACCCGCCTCGACCTGATGAACGTCAACCCTTGGAACAATCCCACCTGCGTCGTCGAGATGCCGGGACGGACCCTGCTCGACCTGCTCGAGTTCAGCTGCCGCCATCTGCCCGATGAGGAAAACGGCGGATTTTTGCAGGTTTCCGGCTTGAGTTTCGAGGTCGATCCGTCCCTGAAGAGCCCCGTCGCAATTGACGACAAGGGCGTCTTCGCGGGCGTCGGCGAAGGCGCGCCGCGCCGCGTGCGCAACGTGCGCGTGGACGGCGAGCCGCTGCGCCCCGAGGCCGTCTACGCCGTAGCCGGCTCGAAATACGTGCTGCTCGAAGGCGGCGACGGAAACGGCACGCTTGCGGGCGTCAAAGTCCTGAGGGCCGACGGTTTGCCCACCGACGCCGAGTGCCTGATCAAATATTTTACCGAGAATCTGCGCGGCAAAGTGAAGATGGAGAAGTACGGCAATCCGCTTGGCAGCGGGCGGATCACGATCGTCGAATAGCTGGGGGCGATGTGCCGGGGCACCGCTCGCTAAACAAACTGACGGGAACGAAATAACAAGAGCGCGGACGACCGAATCTCATCCGGTCGTCCGCGCTCTTTCCGTTTGACGCTATTTCTTGATCAAAAAAAACGAACACGAGACGCTACGAGGAAAATCCGCAAAACGAGCTGCGGTCGAGATCGTCCTGAGCGACTGAACTCCTCGGAAGGCGAGGCTCTCATTTGTCGTTTCCTATCGAGAAACGGCGTCAATATTCTTCTTCGTATCCTGGCGGCAGCTTTTGTTTCCCGGCTCATCGGCGCTGCCGAAGAGATCGCTGAAGATTTCTTTCACAGTCTGGATTTTGTTGACGCGCCACACGTTGGTGCCGCAGAAGAAAAGCCCTTCCTCCCAGTTGCCCTGAAGCGCCTGGATCAGGGCGCGGGCGATGCAGAACGTCTTGTGCGTGGCGCGGTAGACGCAGTGCGCCAGGCAGTTGGCGATGCAGGGGTCTTTGCGGTCCTCGTGGCGGAGATAACGCTCCACCATGGGACTGCGCAGCGCCCGGCCGGGAAGGCCGCAGGGGCTGTTGATCAGCACCACGTCTTCGGGCTTGGCGTCGACGTAGGCTTGTTTGAAGACGTCGGAGGCGTCGCCTTCGACGCTGGCGGCGAAGCGCGTGCCCATCTGGACGCCGCTGGCGCCCAGCTCGAAAGCGTGCAGCATCTCATTGCGGTCGAAAATGCCGCCCGCGGCGATGACGGGAATGTTGAGCTTGATCTCTTTCAGCCAATTCACGAGCTGCGGGATCACCGTTTCGAGCGAAAGCTCCTTGTCGTCGACCTGTTCGATCTTGGCGGCCCCCAGATGTCCGCCGGCGGAGTTGGGGGTTTCGACGACGAAGGCGTCGGGCGATCGCCCGTAATTCTTCATCCAGCGTCGCACGATGATCGACGCGGCCTTGAGGCTGCTGACGATGGGCACGAGCGCCACGTTGGGAAAATCCCGGGTCAGCTCGGGCAGCTTGAGGGGCAGCCCGGCGCCGGAGATGATGATGTCGATGCCGGCTTCGCAGACGGCGCGCACTTGCTGCTCGTAATCCTGAAGCGCGCACATGCAGTTGGCGGCGAGGATGCCGCCTTTCGCCTTTTCGCGGGCTTTGGCGACGAAATCCTTGAGGGCTTCCACGTTCTTTTTGAAAAAGTTGTCCACGTTGCAAGTCATGGTCGCCATGCCGATGCCGACGGTCGCCAGCGTGCCGATGCCGCCCTCGGCCGCGACGGCGCCGCTGAGGCTGGGGCCGGAGATGAGAACGCCCATGCCTCCCTGGATGACGGGGAAGCGCGGCGTGTACTGACCGATTTTCAATGTTGGCAGTTTGTCAAGAATCATGCTTTTCTCCTTTCTCCGCGAAAAGGTGCGCGCGGAGTTCCGTATGCCGTACGAGACGGTTTCATAAATATAGGGCCTTTTT
Coding sequences within:
- a CDS encoding deoxycytidylate deaminase; translated protein: MSYQRPDWESYFMTLALVAATRSTCLRRQVGAVIVRDGQIISTGYNGAPKGTPHCFETGCLRTKLGIPSGERHEICRGSHAEMNAIAQAASVGVSTAGASLYCTHSPCSFCTKAIINAGIRRVVYLYSYPDELAENLRREAGLVAEHFPPERLGCISDCLDRARLSLGDQKAAKEGCSCC
- a CDS encoding MBL fold metallo-hydrolase RNA specificity domain-containing protein is translated as MLLKFCGAAKEVTGSNYLLEAGGHRFLVDCGMHQGEREDANDDPFPYAANSIDAVLLTHAHIDHSGRIPKLVKEGFRGKIYATLPTIELTEILWDDSVRLMREDAEWQSAKNARRGLPPAEPIYGQEEADAAKKLFTPVNYDSRLEILPGVSVRFRDAGHILGSAILEILIEEEGRIVRLVFSGDLGPMQTVMGRAPAEITDADYVVIESTYGNREHKDNQQTRDEFQTLMKDIFAKKKGKVFIPTFVVDRAQRIMYELELLRGQGVGGGMPVFFDSPMGVKVSKLYENHLDLMSQEIQTYRRDGGNPFSSEDIRYVSTREESQAVNNLGFGVVMAGSGMCNGGRIVHHLKNGIWNPDNHVVFVGYQAHGTLGRRIVDRAKTVRIAGEAVNVNAQIHTIGGFSAHADRTDLLGWAERFRPTMPKFFVTHGEAEAAESLAEALKTRGFEALVPELEQEVALVPREAGQKISEAIADAKAAPLPEKIAETETPADPGGAAVAEEKNAPAAKSEAAAPRPAAEKPLTKEQKKTAEKKARRANRRAVKVLEDIGDQMREIYEKAGSGEIAAESQPLLDAVAVLLDSIIAQSGGNVTKN
- a CDS encoding bifunctional metallophosphatase/5'-nucleotidase; the encoded protein is MEKSRKYLFGGLAALTAAFVLLLASGRDQDVKVTAEPRDAVVLYTNDIHCGIDGYSKLAAYRRQMIEAGYETAVVDAGDFIQGEMTGSLTKGADIIALMNAVPYDLAVPGNHEFDYGTANFLALVQKSATFPVLSANFEDLRAHKPVLPPYKILTLGGRQVAFVGVCTPSTYTSSTPKYFEDEKGRQIYGFGEKDFVAKVQAAVDRARQEGAEIVVLLAHLGINGINEGWRSIDVIARTRGIDAVIDGHSHEAFAGEVYKNADGKDVRYSQTGSKFMFFGKMTLAKDGSIRTELIHPGDVDEKKSETSQKAYADVQTLIDRCHEKVAYLNEKLGVAEVPLAIDDPRTGTRRVRMGECSMGDFVADAYRAVLGAPIAVVNGGGVRASVDGPDVTRLDLMNVNPWNNPTCVVEMPGRTLLDLLEFSCRHLPDEENGGFLQVSGLSFEVDPSLKSPVAIDDKGVFAGVGEGAPRRVRNVRVDGEPLRPEAVYAVAGSKYVLLEGGDGNGTLAGVKVLRADGLPTDAECLIKYFTENLRGKVKMEKYGNPLGSGRITIVE
- a CDS encoding NAD(P)H-dependent flavin oxidoreductase yields the protein MILDKLPTLKIGQYTPRFPVIQGGMGVLISGPSLSGAVAAEGGIGTLATVGIGMATMTCNVDNFFKKNVEALKDFVAKAREKAKGGILAANCMCALQDYEQQVRAVCEAGIDIIISGAGLPLKLPELTRDFPNVALVPIVSSLKAASIIVRRWMKNYGRSPDAFVVETPNSAGGHLGAAKIEQVDDKELSLETVIPQLVNWLKEIKLNIPVIAAGGIFDRNEMLHAFELGASGVQMGTRFAASVEGDASDVFKQAYVDAKPEDVVLINSPCGLPGRALRSPMVERYLRHEDRKDPCIANCLAHCVYRATHKTFCIARALIQALQGNWEEGLFFCGTNVWRVNKIQTVKEIFSDLFGSADEPGNKSCRQDTKKNIDAVSR